atttgagtttttaaaaactgtaagcCAAAACAATACCTCTGTGGGCTGGATGTGGCCTAGGGGCTACAAGATTGCAGAGCCTACATTAAATGCCTGGGACCTGGTCTGCATCCTTTGGTACTTATGACCAGTACTGACCTGAGACTGGTTACCTGGGCCCCAGGCTTTAGTTGGTCCTGCTCTGGTCCTGTCTCTTCCTCACAGGGCTGGGAGTTCGAGCCAAGGGAGAATGACCATGATCCTTCTAGACCATGCTCCTGGTACTCTGGACACTGGAAATCCCTGCTCAAACGGCCCCCAGCCTGCTTCCAGGGGCTGTGTGGACCCCCATCCTTCCAAGGCAGCTGGCACCGCCGGTCGTGGGCATCTTCAGGCCTGAGGGGTGGCTCATTGCAGGGTGGAGGTTGTGTCCCTATGAATGCACTGTGAGTCCCCCTTTGGTATGGGATGGAGTAGGGTTTGAACGGAAGGGGCAGGACTGCCAACCAGGGTCCTGCATTCGTACTCTTGTCCCTGGCCAGGCAGTTGGTAGGGGTGGGCCTGCCTGTCACTGCCCAGCGTGGCTCACTGATTACCATTGACCCTGGGCCCAGCATTGCGTGCATCGTGGCATTTAACTAACTCAGGATGCTTACAAGCCGCAGTCcctttcacagaggaagaaaccaagGTGCCGAGGAGTGAAATAAGTTGCCCAcaagctagtgagtggcagagccaggatttgaaccagacAGCAGGTAGCACAGCAGACTCGCTCCCGGTCCAGCCACCCTGTGGAGACGCCTggcgctccccacccccactggacGTCCAGACCCTCCgcgtccccctcccccctcccccctcccgccccccccccgcccacggCCCGGCCTCCGCGGGGGCGCGGGAACCGCCTGTCGGGTCGCTGAGCCACAGCCTCACAGCTGCCCGGGCCTTCCGCGGCCCCAACCCCCGGCCGGCCCGGGGGCCTGGCGGTGACGGCGGCGCCTGGTAGCGGGGGATTTGGATGCTCGGCCGGCGGCTCCCCCCGCCCGCACCACCTCCGGGGGTTTGGCCGCCGGGACTTATCTCGTTGCCTTCCCGGCATGCCCCGCTCGCAGACGGCCGCCAGTCCCGCGCCCGGACTTTGCCATCGCGGGGGGCCCGGCCGCGGGAGCGCCCCGCCTGCGTCCCGGAGCCGCAGCCTCAGGTGGGTGAGCCCGGCGCGCCGCTGAGCTGGGAACCGGGGCTCCCCGcgggccgccccccccccagccGCTTTGGAGCCGGGtgcgcggggcgggcgggggtgcgggagaggagggggaggggagcccggCGCCCGCGAGGGGGAAAGGCGGAGCTGCGCGCCCCGGAGCCATCGAGCCCCGCGTGGCGCGAGCCGGGGCGCGTGGGAGTCCCTCCCTAGGTCCTGGGTATGGCGTGGGTGTTCTGGGTGGCCGcgcaggggaaaggaggggggtcTTGGGTCTGTTTTATCCTTGCGGATTTAGAACCCGCTAGAGGGAAACAGAAAAACTCATCCTGAAACTCACAGAGGAGaatacacaaagaaaaaagaaaacacacgaAGAAACACTCGTACAGACTGATCACGGAGGGAGACAGCAACAACTCACAGAAAAGCTCCTACACACTCAGGGAAACACACCCGAAACGCACAGGAAGACAGGAAACAAAGCGGGTGGTCTTGGAgacctggggcagggggagggggaggggaagggaaacaccgagaaagcaagagaggaggggaggggggaaagagaaggaggggTGGAGAGGAAAGCTGAGacagggaaaaataaagagagTGAGAagtgagagaaggaggaaagacaAAGGGCTAAAGGAGGTAGTCCTTTAGGAGGGCTAGTATAGAGAAACACATCTAGAGAAATGACGCAGGAtccctcgcccccccccccccccaaacacaGAGATGCAGAGATGAAAAAGGTAGATCCCAGCCTTCTCACCCTGGGCAAGTGAACATCACGTGGGAGAGCAACTCTGTGAGTCCTCTGAGAAGGCTTCCTTGGCACTTTGTGCCAGTGAAGTCCCCCtggaaaactcctactcatccttcaaaacccagctcaagCATCACCTGCCCTGGGAGGAAAGCTTTCCTAGACAGTGGCATGTAAGCACTGGCACTCTGTTTTCTGTGTACTTCTGCATGTGACACAGGCACACGGAGTTGAAATGGTTTGTCTGCCGGTCTGCCTCTCCCCCCAGCTCCACAGGTTTTGGGGCCCATGTCTTACTTGTCTCCAATCTCCAGAATCCAGTCCAGTGCTTGGTGCATAGTAAATGaacaataaatacttactgaatgatGATCAGGAGCATTTGGACCCTCCAAGACATAGAACATAGCATTAAATCCAAACAGAGAAGATGTACTGTCCTGGAGTCAGAATTCTGGGTCAAAGCACCCTTTTTTGCAGGTGGAAAAATaaaagcccagagaggggagaagaCTTGCTCAAAAGGACACAAGTAGGAGACCTGCAATGAAATAACATTGTGAATACATGCTTCCCTGAGATGCCATTGTTCCTCTAGCTTATGAGTTTAAGATAGGTGTGAAagaaagacctaaatgaaagcaGGCAGTGAATAGGCAACAAACACTTTAATACCAGTTGTAAGTTTCCAACGCTGAAACTCACAATCGAAACTTTCCCCAGAATTTTTAGAATCCTCTTTCCTCCTTAGAAAGGACAAGGGAGCTGACCGTCCATCTCAGTTTGAGTGGATGGCTTTCTGCTTCCTGACTACGTAAACTTGGACAAATTAcataacctctctggacctcagttttctcaactgtaaaatggggatactgaTACCCACCTCATAGGATCGTTAGAAGAGTGAACACATACcaagtgcctggtacagagtagaCCCTCAGGAACTACAGTCCCACCCTTCTCCTTAGGTGGGTGTTCTTTCATGCGCCTGGGGCAGATGTGAAAACAACAGTGCTAGTGGCAATGTTTCCTTTTGTTCCAGGTTCAAAAGGCCATCCCCGTTTAATTGGGGAGCAAACGCGTTTAGTAAAGGAAAAGATCAAATTTGGGGCATGGGTCTTGATTCTGTTCAGGCCCTCAGGTCTCTCCAGGTGACTTCGGGGAAGCTAGCTGCCCTCCCCGTCAACCCGCCGACGGGGAGGACCCCCCCACCACACTACGTAGCGTTGCTTCTTTACCAGGCTGCTCTGCCCTTGTGTCTTTCCAGCTTCAGCCCATGCGGGGGATTGACCGGGACTGAGGCAGCCACCTGGAAGCATGGAGACCGTGGTGATTGTTGCCATAGGTGTGCTGGCCACCATCTTTCTGGCCTCATTTGCAGCCTTGGTGGTGGTTTGCAGGCAGCGCTACTGCCGGCCTCGAGATCTCCTGCAGCGCTATGATTCCAAGTGAGtggcccagggaggggaaggaggagagagggtcTGTGCCCTGGGGCCccgacaaaagaaaaagaagtttggTGCTGGGCAACTGTCGTTCAGCTTTTTACCTCTAAGATGGTACCCAAAGGCTGTCCTTCCCTATAGAGACCTCAGAGCTTAATAATGGTCCTCCAGCTCCCCCAGCATCCGGAGCCACCTCGGACTCTGTCTCTGAACATGTTCACCTAGCACAAATCTCTCCCAGACTGGCCACCTCACTTAGCATTTGGACAGGCCAAATCCCTTTCCAGCCAAACTCATAGGAACAGAAATCCAATGCCCACATTCCAGCCACACATCTAAGCAACAGACACTTGGGGCTGCGAAAGCCCAGCATAGGATCGCCTCTCTCTCTGCTCGGATTTCTTCATGTGAAACATACTTTTAAGCAAGATGCCGTTTTCAGTTTAGGGATATTTTAACTGATAGATCCCGAAGGACCCTGGCCACTAAACCCTTAGTTTCTCTTACCCCTCTATCTGAATCCTATCAGCATCTCTGTTGAGTGGTTAATAATTAGTCAATGCCCATTTGTATGACCCAGGAAAGCTCTGCTGTGGCGTCTCACGTTTTCAAGAACCCTGTTGTAAAGTACGAGGTATTTTTATTTCGCCCGCTTCTCTAGTATAACTAGGAGGGGATGGGGCCGTGCCGGTGGGCCAAGGTCGCTCCCAGGAGTTGATTCTGCAGAACAGGTCAGTTTGAGTAATAGGAACTTTAGCTTCTCCATTAAAGGTAGGTGTGAAGGGCGAATAAGTTACAAACGGGTATGACTTTGTCCCCCAGGAGCAGCCCTGTCTAGTACATCTCTGTAATTCTTGTGGTCGTAGCCCTGCCTTTCTCTTAGTGGAGCCTCTTGTTCTGTCTCACTTTTCTTGTGTTTTCGTGCCCCTACTTCCTTGACTCACTGTCTAGCCATGTGCCCTGCCCACAGTGCAGTCCCAGTAGCCTCAGGTTTGGCTCCAGGGCAAGTCCCTGCTTTAACTTACTCCCTCCCTTTATCCTTTCGGGCGGATATGTGGGCCTCGATGAGGAGAGAGTCAGCAGCGGTCGTCCATCTTGAAACCACTTAGCTGGGCTTTCCTTCCAGGCCCATTGTGGACCTCATCGGCGCCATGGAGACCCAGTCTGAGCCCTCAGAGCTAGAACTGGACGATGTCGTCATCACCAACCCCCACATCGAGGCCATTCTGGAGAACGAAGACTGGATTGAAGATGCCTCGTAAGGCCTTGGGGACCGTTTGCTTTCCCGCAGCCGCCTGGGGATGATGACCCAGGCTCCTGGGTGCCCTCGCGTGGCCTCCTTTTCCAGAGCCCTCGACTGAGTGCCCAGGAGCGCTGTCACTGCACCGAGGAGCACTGTGTCATGTGCCGCTCTTTCCCCTGCCTTCACTGTGGAGGGAACTTAGAATATGACACCACGGTGTTTGTCCTTGCTCTCCCCATTTCGTAGACCTGAACACTGAGGCCCACAGATGTGAGGCAGAGTTATTCTAAAGTCACCCTGATGTGCTTGGGTTATCCTTGGGGCGCCTGTGAATTTGACCCTCAGACTCCAGGGACGCTGCCTTTGTCTCCGGTGTCTCCCTCGGAGATCCCTCCACCCACCAGGGGGTGCTGTAGCTTGAGAAGAGTGTGCCGCTCCCTTTCCTGCCACTCAGCCGTTCATTCACTGGGCAGATGTTTACAGGTGTGATGTGCgggctctgggccaggcactgcaGCTGTGGAACTGCGGTGGAGGCAGAATTCTACTAAAATACAGTATTTCAGAAATGATGCGGGGGGGGGGTCTCTGTGCGCGGTGCAGCGGACACGCGGAGGAGGCGGCATCTAGAGCTGCCTGGCCGGAGGTGGGGCTGGATTTCGTGAAGGCTTTCCCAGAGTGGGTGCCTTTTGTCCTGGGTCCTTTTCTGGCCGCACCATGCGGCGTGCAgaacttcccccaccagggattgaactcgtgccccctgcagtggaagtgcggagtcttaaccaccggaccgcccaGGCTGAGGATACCGGGAAGGCTTCCCTGGGTGGAGGAAACAGTCTCAGAAGCTCAGAGCTCTAAAACAGCATGGTTGGGTgcgggagaggaaagggaaagatggGACAGAAGGTGCCTCCCGGTTTAGCTCCTGGGCTTGTTCATTTAATCGCTGGGGCACCCCTGTTCTCAGGTGGTGTCCAGCTGTGCCCACTGGTCAGAACTGGATGAAGCACGGAGGTGGTGGCTGGAGGGAGGTGGGCCTGTACTGACAAATGCTTCTTGTCTCCCCAGGGGTCTCATGTCCCACTGCATTGCCATCTTGAAGGTAATACTCTGCGGTTTCCCCAGGAGGATAAGGGGTGCTCCCCAAAGCATCTGTGTCCACAGACTGTCCGAGGGGAAGGAGCTTTGGGAAGAGCGCTGACCTGTGCAGGAGGCCCTTTTGTAACATGCCTGACAGTTGGAGTTTCTACTGTTCACTTCTGCTGCCCCTGGATGGTCTGTTCTGCTTTAGAATTCTCAAGGCCCTTTCCACCTGGTCCTCATACAGGCAGTCACTGACCACATTTTCACTGACCGTGGAGAAAGCTGTGTGCAGAATAGAGACTGTGTTTAGGGGAAGGCGGGGCTTCTCAGCTTCTCCGGGGCACTTTCTTTCATGAACAGAGAGCTCAGCCCTCCACAGCAAGTTGAGTTCTGTACTGGGGCTTCTGCAGTTACTAGAAAGTTCACCAGCCCTCTTTGACTGTGACAGTAGTCAGCCAAATGGGACAATCAGTGTTAAAAACAAGCCAAACCGTGAGTACTTCAACTTGAAGGCAGACTTTTTCTTCTAATGCCTGCAGCCTCCAGGACAGGGTGGAGAGTTGCATCCAATTTgcatttggggaaatttttatagtttggggtgatttttatagttttggcaTTTGGTTTTCAATTCTTGCCTGACGCTCTCCTACTTaataggataataataatattgaaatGTTTGGCCAATGGCAAATATCGTTCATTTCAGTAACCTGGCGAACCacacatttctctttctgtctagCGATTATTCAGGATTTCAAAAAAGACAGCTTTAAGTGTCATTcagtacaaaatattaaaaagtctttCATCCCACCTCTCCTTCAGCTGTTCTCTTGGGGGACAAAGAAGAGCCTGGTGGGACATTGTTGTCCCAGAGTCCAGGCTTGTTATTGAATCCCAAGGATCTCTTGGGGGTATAGATGTGGTTACAGATGGAGATACACGGGTCTAATGTCTAGAACAATGACGCCATGTTACATCCCCCTTCTCCCAACCAGGATGTGTCCTGGCTCTGGGTTTCGTCCCCTGCCCTTGCCTATTGGAGGAGGGGGAATGAATGACAGCTGAGGTGTGGGTTAAATCAGCCAGAAGGTGTCTTATTGGATTGGACTCAGTGGTCCATCCTGAGCTCCTTAGATCAAAGGAGAGCCTCTCGTCTTCCTCTTGGGATCCCGAGGCCCTTTTGCTGGGCCACGTGCCCTTGAATCCCTGTGATGGGGCCTCGAGGGAAGGGCCTGGGCTCTCGCCTTGGTGGTTGTTGGGcttctttctgcctctcttttccagCCCCAAGTATAAGGCAAGTGATGGAACTTCTTTGCCAGGGCCTGAAGCACATCTAGGTTCTGACATCGGGGAGGTGCGAAAGTGGGGAGCAAAACTTTGGGGGCGGCCAGCATGGTTGGTGGACGATGAAAGAGGCCACGTGTCCTAGTCTTGctgttttcctgctttttttccaAGGCCCTTTTATCATCATCTTGACAAACATGGGAAAATGTTACCCTAGAAAAGTGCTGAAATAAGTTCCACTTTTGGAGGATGTGCTTAAAGGGAACCGTTGCCCTTTGTCCGTCCGTAGTTCTGAGGGTGCCCATGGCGATCTTTATCGCTTTGGAAGACGAAGCCAGGAGGTGAAGGAATCGAGAGAGAAAATAGGTTTTTGCCCTTAAGTGAGAAGGTGAAATTAGAGCACATGATTTTTCTTAGACAGATTATTTCAGCTCAGACTTCTCTAAGCCGAAACCCTGACCCTGATCTGAGGttcccagccctccctcctcacccGGCCGTGTCCTGGGGTTTGCCTCTTCCATCCCATTTCCTCTCATCTCTGTGTACTTTTCACTTCAATCTGTCCGTTAGGTTAGGGGGCTCAGCTGTGAGATGGGGGGCGTGTTTGGCTTTGTGGGGTTGGCAGAAGCCCTCGGGGGGAGCTGGGTCCCTCCTGAtcacctctctcctccctgctgtGGTAGATTTGTCACACTCTCACGGAAAAACTTGTTGCCATGACAATGGGCTCGGGGGCCAAGATGAAGACCTCAGCCAGTGTCAGTGACATCATCGTGGTGGCCAAGCGGATCAGCCCCAGGTGAGGTCCCCATACTcctcgggggagggggaggggaggggccagcaGCTGGGATGGGGGAAAGACCAGGCTCTCCTGAGACACTCCAGGGGCAACTTGAGTGGTTTATGTCCTACACATTCCCAGGGCACCCAGGAGGGTTTAGACGCTGGGAGGCTTTCAGGCTAAGGCGGTGTCAAacggctcccctcccctccagagtGCCCCCTCCTGTAGGCTTTTTGGGAAATGCCAGCACATGACTAGTGCTGACTGGCTCCTTCTTCCTCGGTCCCATGCCAGCCAGGGctgctttccttccttttgccACACCTTCTTCCTGGGCTCCGGACCAGCAAGCACATTTCCCACTGGTGCCCACACCCGTGTGTGCAGTGACCTCCTGGCTGGCGTCTGTACTGTAGACCAGCTCCTCGTCTCTGTGCTGTCACCCCCGGCCCCATCCAGGGCCCAGCCAGCAGCCTCCAGGACCGGGTGGGAGGTGAAGAGATCATTCAGATCTCCCAAATTCCAGGCTGTCTGCAGAATACCCTGTGGGAGGCAAGCAGCAGGATTGTAGTCAACAGCTCCACCCCCTCATTTGGGCTCGATCTGGTGAAGAAAATAAAGCCCTTCTCTTAGAGGGAAGGGTGGTACTAAGTTGGTGCTGCCATCTGGTGGCTGGCACGTGGATGTGCCTGAGTTGGGAGTTTTTCCGAGTTGAGGAAGTTCCAGGGGTCCTCGCTTTCCACGTTGCCGTGGCCTCGGGTAGATCACGAGGAACCAGCCCTTGGAGGGAACATGAAAGAGTTGGTACACTTGAACTCTGCCCAGGGAGTTCAGTGAGTTGAGAACGTGGGAGGGAGATAATCCCGAGGAGTTCCTGGCTTTCTCTGGCGCTGCCCCGGGTGGGTGTGGCTACTTGAGTGGCATCAGCCTAGGTCGGCCCTTGGCCTGAAGACCCCGACCCAGGCTCTGGGCAGGCAGGCACCAGACCTTCCTCTGGCCTCCCGTGATTGGTAGAGGCTGCACTGCTCATATCTGCTGGACCTTCGTCATGCTTCTTGTTACTTCTGAGAGCCATCCCAGGGGCCAGACGAATTCACGTGACCCCAGGTTACAAGGCAGCATCGCCAGGAGGGCTCGGAGGAGCAAAGAGATTGAGATTTCTGAGTCCCAGTGAAGTCCTGGGTGGTCAGGATTAGCAGTGGTGGTAGAGCCAGGGTGTGGCATCGCTCAGAGGGCAGACCTCACCTGATGCTCACTGGCCCGTCCTACAGAGCACCTGGATTGCTTCCAGAATGATCCCTGCCATAAATCAGTCAGGGGCCTTGCTTTCTCCTTTTGCCCTCACACTTTCTCCTTCTGGCGGTTTTTTGTCTCCACTGTTTTTCTTGCTCCATTTATTCCATATAGTGTGTTGACAGCATGTTAGTTTCAAGAAGAGTGGCTTCAGCTGCAGGGCAGAGAAGGGGGCCGGCTAAGATGGGCACTGAGTGACCACACCTCTGTACTTCCGCACCAGCCCCTCAGTCCCAAGACAGGGACTTTCAAGGGCATCTGTTTTCAAGTGCCTTTGGGAATCAAACAATACATCGTTATTTTTTGCTTCTTGACTATCAGGTGGTCCAAGAGCAAGGATTTGGATGAAAACCTTGAACCATGTAAATGAGAACGAGTAGTAGCTCCTTCTAGAatttgattaaaagaaaattaaccaTGAACTGTACCATGTGCTAAAAGAAATCCAGCGGAGTAGTTAGAACCCAAATTAAACTTGGAGGATTAGTGTTCTGTATAACTAcctttaaccatttaaaattaaaCGTAACAGTGATAAACACTTGTAAAAGTtacaacactgcagaaatagagtATCTGAAAAGTGAAGGACCCCCTAATTCCACCCCATCCTAATTCCTGGAGGCAATCACTGTTGACTGGTGAGTATTCCTCCAGACTGCCCCTGCCCACTGCATTTCACagcttttgtttattcatttttatgcaaATGAGGTCAATTAGACTTTACATATTGTTTGGCAATATGCTATTTTAATGTAGtagtgtatctttttttaaaaaaataaatttatttatttatttttgactgcattgggtcttcgttgctgtgcgcaggatttctctagttgcggcgagccggggttactcttggttgtggtgcgag
This sequence is a window from Pseudorca crassidens isolate mPseCra1 chromosome 19, mPseCra1.hap1, whole genome shotgun sequence. Protein-coding genes within it:
- the TMEM98 gene encoding transmembrane protein 98, whose product is METVVIVAIGVLATIFLASFAALVVVCRQRYCRPRDLLQRYDSKPIVDLIGAMETQSEPSELELDDVVITNPHIEAILENEDWIEDASGLMSHCIAILKICHTLTEKLVAMTMGSGAKMKTSASVSDIIVVAKRISPRVDDVVKSMYPPLDPKLLDARTTALLLSVSHLVLVTRNACHLTGGLDWIDQSLSAAEEHLEVLREAALASEPDKGLPGPEGFLQEQSAI